A part of Oceaniferula flava genomic DNA contains:
- a CDS encoding YcbK family protein, translating to MSLTNEVEQSENNKDGVILDAYGRRRFLGVATAATAGVLCASQDAEAGLFGYSKKPVAGIPDSWVRLKGTDVNRYANYVKSLKLRNITPRMVLAPHFKTRGRTHNSLPPKSLWKKIGPTLKVIDRMADEMGAPLEAIISAYRSPYYNYAVRGKSRSLHMANQACDVMFRGVSPSHVARVARYLREKRKFQGGVGRYSSFVHVDTRGYNADW from the coding sequence ATGAGCCTAACCAACGAAGTCGAGCAGTCAGAGAACAACAAAGATGGGGTGATCTTGGACGCTTACGGTCGCAGACGATTCTTAGGAGTCGCGACAGCTGCTACGGCCGGCGTGCTCTGTGCGTCTCAGGATGCAGAGGCCGGTCTTTTTGGTTATTCTAAGAAACCAGTAGCAGGGATTCCTGATTCTTGGGTCCGACTCAAGGGGACCGATGTCAACCGTTATGCGAATTACGTCAAGAGCCTGAAACTGCGTAATATCACGCCACGCATGGTGCTTGCACCTCACTTTAAAACGCGCGGGCGCACTCACAATTCTCTACCACCAAAGAGCCTTTGGAAAAAAATCGGACCCACGCTCAAAGTCATCGATCGCATGGCCGATGAAATGGGTGCTCCGCTCGAGGCGATCATTTCTGCCTACCGCAGCCCTTATTATAATTACGCCGTTCGCGGTAAATCCCGTTCATTGCACATGGCGAACCAAGCTTGTGACGTCATGTTCCGCGGAGTGTCTCCTTCCCATGTGGCTCGCGTGGCAAGATACCTGCGCGAAAAGCGGAAATTCCAAGGTGGTGTAGGCCGCTACAGCAGCTTCGTCCACGTGGATACTCGAGGCTACAATGCTGATTGGTAA
- a CDS encoding LysR family transcriptional regulator yields the protein MNLEHLRNFIEVAVEMNISSAAKRLRLTQPALSRQMAVFENDTGWKLFERGAKSIRLTRDGEVVARLGQEMLDGVDRIHAQMRREIEGATIRIAYAPSLAGAMLKLAIARFTQLHPQVQVSLADCSTEEMMAGLEQGKYDLVVGVVHEQAGVEWQALRQERFVVAMPSDHPLAKKRSIHASDLDQAKLLLLSRTDYPGYWQEVSAYFRAQGINAKVAGEFDSLSSIQLGIEAKMGLAMVAARAQLGKMVKLKKLDPEPAPICVAAGRRLAVATEPHIEAFLAELKVAGELA from the coding sequence GTGAACCTGGAGCATTTGAGAAACTTCATCGAGGTTGCCGTGGAGATGAACATTTCCTCTGCGGCCAAGCGGCTACGACTGACCCAGCCTGCGCTGAGCCGGCAGATGGCGGTGTTTGAGAATGACACTGGTTGGAAGCTGTTTGAGCGGGGCGCGAAATCGATTCGGCTGACGCGCGACGGCGAGGTGGTCGCCCGACTCGGACAGGAGATGCTGGACGGGGTTGATCGAATCCATGCACAAATGCGCCGTGAGATCGAAGGCGCCACCATCCGCATCGCCTATGCTCCATCCTTGGCGGGAGCCATGCTGAAGTTGGCGATTGCGCGATTCACCCAGCTTCATCCGCAGGTGCAGGTTAGTTTGGCCGACTGCAGCACGGAGGAAATGATGGCAGGCCTGGAGCAGGGGAAGTATGACCTGGTGGTGGGCGTGGTGCATGAGCAAGCCGGCGTCGAATGGCAGGCGCTGCGGCAAGAACGTTTCGTCGTGGCGATGCCCAGCGACCACCCGCTGGCCAAAAAGCGCAGCATCCATGCGAGCGATCTCGACCAAGCCAAGCTTCTGCTGCTTTCGCGCACTGATTACCCCGGTTACTGGCAGGAGGTGAGTGCTTACTTCCGAGCCCAGGGGATCAATGCCAAGGTCGCCGGTGAGTTTGACTCCTTATCGAGCATCCAACTGGGAATTGAGGCGAAGATGGGGCTGGCGATGGTGGCCGCGCGGGCGCAGTTGGGCAAGATGGTGAAGCTGAAAAAACTCGATCCCGAACCTGCGCCGATCTGTGTGGCGGCGGGGAGGCGACTCGCGGTAGCTACCGAGCCTCACATCGAGGCCTTTCTGGCCGAGCTGAAAGTGGCAGGCGAACTAGCCTAA
- a CDS encoding pirin family protein, which yields MKTNNTSKLTIRRAGDRGHAEHGWLDSWHTFSFADYYDPAQMGYRSLRVINEDIIAPGQGFGMHPHESMEIFTYLIAGELEHQDSMGHGRTIKAGEFQYMSAGDGVLHAERNPGSEAAHLLQIWLTPKQAGGEPRYADLKPAERKSNEPLTLLASATGRDGSLQIRQHADISLGKLSAGALWQHPAHNDRPHLWLQMIQGRVQLAGQTLQAGDAVAIDHSPLRLRADEESEFLLFELE from the coding sequence ATGAAAACAAACAACACCTCGAAACTCACCATCCGCCGCGCGGGTGACCGCGGGCACGCCGAGCACGGCTGGCTCGACTCCTGGCACACCTTTTCCTTCGCCGACTACTACGATCCGGCGCAGATGGGCTATCGCAGCCTTCGCGTCATCAACGAAGACATCATTGCACCGGGCCAAGGTTTCGGAATGCACCCCCATGAATCCATGGAGATTTTCACCTACCTCATCGCGGGGGAATTGGAGCATCAAGACTCCATGGGGCATGGTCGCACCATCAAAGCCGGTGAATTTCAATACATGTCGGCCGGCGATGGAGTGCTGCATGCAGAACGCAACCCAGGCAGCGAAGCCGCACATCTGCTGCAAATCTGGCTTACTCCGAAGCAAGCAGGTGGCGAACCACGCTATGCCGACCTGAAACCGGCGGAGCGGAAAAGCAACGAGCCATTAACCTTGTTAGCCTCGGCCACAGGTCGAGACGGCTCGCTCCAGATTCGCCAGCACGCAGACATCAGTTTGGGAAAACTGTCAGCCGGTGCACTGTGGCAGCACCCAGCGCACAACGATCGTCCGCACCTCTGGTTACAAATGATCCAAGGCCGCGTGCAGCTGGCTGGGCAGACGCTCCAGGCTGGAGACGCTGTTGCCATCGATCATTCCCCGCTACGGCTTCGCGCCGATGAAGAAAGTGAATTTCTTCTTTTTGAACTCGAATAA
- a CDS encoding YceI family protein — protein sequence MKLTTTILTAATATTLVLVSCKNPAETSTAAEVSEAKKLSTEQGQGQKWVIGEGSSITFVGSKVTGSHEGGFEKFDGHFYVQDGQLSEAGHQVVIDLNSTFSDNEKLTAHLKNTDFFDVATYPTSTFTVTGLKEQSGPKDATHELTGNFDLHGVTKSLTIPIKVDQSDDKIQVTADFFIKRSDFGIEYPGKQDDLIRDEVVIRFDLHATPAE from the coding sequence ATGAAACTAACAACCACCATCCTCACCGCAGCAACCGCCACCACGCTCGTTCTCGTATCTTGCAAAAACCCAGCCGAGACATCCACCGCAGCCGAAGTCTCCGAAGCCAAAAAGCTCAGCACAGAGCAAGGACAAGGGCAAAAATGGGTCATTGGAGAGGGCTCATCCATCACCTTCGTCGGCTCCAAGGTCACCGGCTCACACGAAGGAGGCTTTGAGAAATTCGATGGGCATTTCTATGTTCAAGACGGACAACTCTCCGAGGCCGGCCACCAGGTGGTCATCGATCTCAACAGCACCTTCTCCGACAACGAAAAACTCACCGCTCACCTGAAGAATACAGATTTCTTCGATGTCGCTACCTACCCCACCAGCACGTTCACAGTGACCGGTCTCAAGGAACAATCTGGCCCCAAAGACGCTACGCATGAATTGACTGGAAACTTCGACCTGCACGGCGTGACCAAATCACTGACGATTCCTATCAAGGTGGATCAATCGGACGACAAGATTCAAGTCACTGCCGATTTCTTCATCAAGCGCAGCGACTTCGGCATTGAGTATCCTGGTAAGCAAGACGACCTGATTCGTGACGAAGTGGTCATCCGCTTCGACCTGCACGCTACCCCCGCCGAATAA
- a CDS encoding NADPH-dependent FMN reductase, whose amino-acid sequence MKLLAFGASTSSTSINQQLAKHAAALAASQLEQADVTELSLRDLDLPIYSEDEEKENGPPKDAQRFIDLIAAHDAIILSLAEHNGSYTAAFKNIYDWASRIEQKVWQGKPMLLLSSSPGARGGATVMEAGKATFPRMGAELAATFSLPQFYDTFGSEGINDEDLASQLNEAVDALVSQLR is encoded by the coding sequence ATGAAACTACTCGCATTCGGAGCATCTACCAGCTCCACCTCCATCAACCAGCAGCTGGCCAAACACGCCGCAGCACTCGCCGCTTCTCAATTGGAGCAAGCCGACGTCACTGAGCTCTCCCTCCGCGACCTCGATCTCCCGATCTACAGCGAAGACGAAGAAAAGGAAAACGGCCCCCCGAAGGACGCTCAGCGTTTTATCGATCTGATTGCTGCCCACGACGCCATCATCCTCTCGCTCGCCGAGCACAATGGCTCGTACACCGCCGCGTTTAAGAACATCTACGATTGGGCATCGCGGATCGAACAGAAAGTCTGGCAGGGAAAACCCATGCTGCTGCTGAGCAGTTCACCGGGAGCCCGTGGCGGAGCCACTGTGATGGAGGCAGGAAAAGCCACCTTTCCGAGGATGGGGGCCGAACTCGCAGCGACCTTCAGTCTACCACAATTTTATGATACCTTTGGATCCGAGGGAATAAATGACGAAGACCTGGCCTCTCAGCTCAATGAAGCCGTGGATGCTCTCGTTTCCCAGCTTCGCTAG